Proteins encoded by one window of Flagellimonas lutaonensis:
- a CDS encoding alanine/glycine:cation symporter family protein — protein MDAINDFLSAMLPYTEWAMLILLIGGGIFLAFYSKFMPYRYFGHAIAITTGKYDDKNAKGDVSSLQALSSAVAATVGLGNISGVAIAIYMGGPGVIFWIWITALLGMVIKFYSCSLAIMYRGEDSEGKIQGGPMFYITHGIGEKAKPLAVFFCLAGLFGFLGVFTANQFTQTFVNVVKPDENLVQLGKFNWKLIIGIVLALITSFVIFGGLKKIAKVATAIVPFMVLIYFLAVAVVMVMNASEIIPSLKLIFVEAFNFKTAVTGGFWGLVILGVRRAMFSNEAGLGSAPMYHGQSKNDEPIREGLVAMLGPFIDTIVVCTLTAVVIILSGAYLEAESNGIIMTLIAFEKSLFGMGHVLLMVIVAAFALSTLFTYSYYGVKCLSFLTNAKIGRFFNWYFVGTIVFAAVASVDLVINLIDLAYALMVIPNMIAVLWLAPKVNKAAKEYFVKRRHERT, from the coding sequence ATGGATGCAATCAATGACTTTCTCTCTGCCATGCTGCCCTACACCGAATGGGCCATGCTCATTCTTTTGATCGGGGGCGGAATATTTCTAGCCTTTTACTCTAAATTCATGCCCTACAGGTACTTTGGCCATGCCATTGCGATTACCACGGGCAAATACGACGACAAGAACGCCAAGGGAGATGTAAGCTCGTTACAGGCGTTGTCTTCGGCCGTGGCGGCAACCGTGGGCCTTGGCAATATCTCTGGGGTGGCCATTGCCATTTATATGGGTGGGCCAGGGGTTATTTTTTGGATTTGGATAACTGCCCTTTTAGGGATGGTCATAAAATTCTACTCCTGTAGCTTGGCCATTATGTACAGGGGTGAAGATTCGGAAGGAAAAATTCAAGGAGGGCCGATGTTCTATATTACCCACGGAATTGGAGAAAAGGCAAAGCCCTTGGCGGTTTTCTTTTGCTTGGCGGGCCTGTTCGGGTTCTTAGGCGTCTTTACGGCCAACCAGTTTACGCAGACCTTTGTGAACGTGGTCAAACCCGATGAGAACTTGGTTCAGTTAGGTAAATTCAACTGGAAGCTGATAATCGGTATCGTCTTGGCACTCATAACCTCTTTTGTGATTTTTGGCGGACTGAAAAAAATTGCCAAGGTAGCCACCGCCATAGTACCCTTTATGGTTTTGATTTATTTCTTGGCCGTTGCCGTGGTGATGGTCATGAACGCTTCCGAAATAATTCCATCACTGAAACTGATATTTGTAGAGGCCTTCAACTTTAAGACCGCGGTGACCGGTGGTTTCTGGGGCCTTGTTATATTGGGGGTGCGTCGCGCCATGTTCTCAAATGAGGCTGGACTGGGGAGTGCCCCGATGTACCATGGGCAATCAAAGAACGACGAACCCATTCGAGAAGGTTTGGTCGCTATGTTGGGGCCGTTCATAGATACTATTGTTGTTTGTACCTTGACCGCCGTGGTCATTATCTTGAGCGGGGCTTATTTAGAGGCCGAGAGCAACGGCATCATCATGACGCTGATTGCCTTTGAGAAATCACTGTTCGGTATGGGTCATGTACTTTTGATGGTAATTGTGGCTGCTTTTGCATTGTCTACCCTGTTCACATATTCGTATTATGGCGTCAAATGCCTGTCGTTTTTGACCAATGCCAAAATAGGCAGGTTTTTTAACTGGTACTTTGTGGGCACCATTGTTTTTGCTGCGGTGGCCTCGGTCGATCTGGTCATCAACCTGATTGATTTGGCCTACGCCCTGATGGTGATCCCGAACATGATAGCCGTGCTTTGGCTGGCCCCTAAGGTCAACAAAGCAGCCAAGGAGTATTTTGTAAAACGAAGACATGAAAGAACATAA
- a CDS encoding thioredoxin family protein has product MRLILIFLCVISYDIVIAQSNANEKLGLLSISMFHDSKEYPWYQIQYDNYSLDTDVLDSILNEFPDISFKLFVGLWCSDSKSFLPKFGAIVDYIEDVSNVDLEIYGINRGKNLPEDIVNLYDIKFVPTLIVLKNGSEINRIEEFVVESAKNGHSIPPWAD; this is encoded by the coding sequence ATGAGATTAATACTAATATTTTTATGTGTTATTTCTTATGATATTGTTATTGCACAATCCAATGCTAATGAGAAATTAGGTTTATTATCAATTTCAATGTTTCATGATTCCAAAGAATATCCGTGGTATCAAATACAATACGACAATTATTCATTGGATACTGATGTGTTAGATTCCATTTTAAATGAGTTCCCGGATATAAGTTTCAAGTTATTTGTCGGGCTTTGGTGCTCAGATAGCAAATCTTTTTTACCCAAATTTGGTGCGATAGTTGACTACATTGAAGATGTGAGCAATGTCGATTTAGAAATATATGGGATTAATCGCGGAAAAAATTTGCCTGAAGATATTGTTAATCTCTATGACATAAAGTTTGTTCCAACATTAATTGTTCTGAAAAATGGTTCCGAAATCAATAGAATTGAAGAGTTTGTTGTTGAATCTGCAAAAAACGGGCATAGTATACCACCTTGGGCGGACTAA
- the istA gene encoding IS21 family transposase: MANKQIDMRKAKRIFKLYGEGVSKRQISKQLGLSRNTVSKYIDFFKRYRLTPYEVSAMTLEEIHRLFRSDQKPKSDQLKTLEKYFPYFDKELRKTGVTKQLLWEEYYARHPDGFKLSQFRYWYREWAKEVSPVMHFTHKAGDKLFIDFTGKKLSVVDKHTGELQELEVFVCVLGSSQYTYVEACASQKLEDFMRCTENALWFYGGVPRALVTDNLKSAVTKSSRYEPKVNDTFADFAEHYETAVLPTRAYRPRDKAIVENAVRIIYTRVFAPLRNSTFHSKADINKAISGLLKTHNDRSFRGREYSRRSMFEEVERQELGPLPLKRYEIRSYAKGTVHKNSHTYLGKDKHYYSVPYRHIGKQVKIIYTDSFVEIYHKHERLAAHTRKRQKYGYTTVAEHMPSHHRFVSEWSSEKFIAWAGHIGDSCKGYIIGILDKKQHPEQSYKSCLGILHLAKKVGDRRLDNACRRASDYGAYSYNMVERILKKGWDALEEDPQENIEVPDHKNIRGGNYYK; the protein is encoded by the coding sequence ATGGCAAACAAACAGATAGATATGCGCAAGGCAAAAAGGATTTTCAAACTGTACGGCGAGGGCGTAAGCAAACGTCAGATCAGCAAGCAACTGGGCCTCTCCCGGAACACGGTCAGCAAGTACATCGACTTCTTCAAGCGTTACCGACTGACCCCTTACGAGGTATCGGCAATGACCCTGGAGGAGATCCACAGGCTCTTCAGATCGGACCAAAAGCCCAAGAGCGATCAGCTCAAGACCTTGGAGAAGTACTTCCCCTATTTTGACAAAGAACTACGCAAGACGGGCGTTACCAAGCAACTGTTATGGGAGGAATACTACGCAAGGCATCCTGACGGGTTCAAGCTCTCACAGTTCAGGTACTGGTACCGGGAATGGGCCAAGGAGGTCTCGCCCGTGATGCACTTCACCCACAAAGCGGGCGATAAGCTCTTCATCGATTTTACGGGCAAAAAACTCAGCGTTGTGGATAAACATACCGGGGAGCTACAAGAACTGGAGGTCTTCGTATGTGTTCTGGGCAGCAGCCAGTATACCTATGTCGAGGCCTGTGCCAGCCAAAAACTTGAAGATTTTATGCGCTGTACCGAGAACGCCCTCTGGTTCTACGGGGGCGTGCCCCGTGCCCTTGTAACGGACAACCTAAAATCGGCCGTTACCAAGAGCAGCCGCTACGAACCCAAGGTAAACGACACCTTCGCCGACTTTGCCGAACATTATGAAACGGCCGTACTGCCCACAAGGGCGTACAGACCGAGGGACAAGGCCATCGTCGAGAATGCCGTCAGGATAATCTATACCCGGGTGTTCGCACCGTTGCGCAACAGCACCTTCCACAGCAAGGCAGATATCAACAAGGCCATATCGGGGCTCCTGAAAACGCACAACGACAGGTCGTTCAGGGGAAGGGAATACTCCCGACGTTCGATGTTCGAAGAGGTGGAACGACAGGAACTGGGACCCCTACCGCTGAAGCGGTACGAGATAAGGTCATATGCCAAGGGCACCGTCCACAAGAACAGTCACACCTACCTTGGCAAGGACAAGCATTATTACAGCGTACCCTACCGGCACATCGGCAAGCAGGTCAAGATCATATATACCGATAGCTTCGTCGAGATATACCATAAACACGAGCGGCTGGCCGCCCATACAAGGAAAAGACAGAAGTACGGGTACACCACCGTGGCGGAGCATATGCCCTCGCACCACAGGTTCGTCAGCGAATGGAGCAGCGAGAAGTTCATCGCCTGGGCGGGCCATATCGGGGATTCCTGCAAGGGGTACATCATAGGGATACTCGACAAGAAACAACATCCCGAACAGTCCTATAAATCGTGCCTTGGCATACTCCATCTGGCCAAGAAAGTGGGGGACCGGCGACTGGACAACGCCTGTAGGCGTGCATCGGACTACGGGGCGTACAGCTACAACATGGTGGAGCGTATCCTGAAAAAGGGATGGGACGCACTGGAGGAGGATCCGCAGGAAAACATCGAAGTACCGGACCACAAGAACATCAGGGGAGGAAACTATTACAAATGA
- the istB gene encoding IS21-like element helper ATPase IstB translates to MNEQTLEQMKQLRLHGMIRAFNTSLSSQSIDYTNDELVAYLMQSEWDDRQNRRIERLTRAARFRYSAVMEAIDYAPERNIDKNQVQRFASCGFIDKKENILITGSTGVGKSYMASAIGHQACSTGRKVMYFNTAKLFTMLKASKADGSYLKQVNKLEKQDLLILDDFGLKPLDNINRHSFMEIIEDRHGKRSTIIASQLPVEAWHEIIGEKTIADAILDRLVHTAHRIDIKGESMRKKLRNNH, encoded by the coding sequence ATGAACGAACAGACATTGGAACAGATGAAACAATTAAGGCTCCACGGAATGATAAGGGCCTTCAACACCAGTCTCTCGTCGCAGAGCATCGATTACACCAACGATGAACTGGTGGCATACCTTATGCAGTCGGAATGGGACGATAGGCAGAACCGCAGGATAGAACGCCTGACCAGGGCCGCAAGGTTCAGGTACAGTGCCGTTATGGAGGCCATCGACTACGCCCCCGAAAGGAACATCGACAAGAACCAGGTGCAACGTTTTGCGTCCTGCGGATTTATCGATAAGAAGGAGAACATCCTTATTACGGGAAGCACGGGAGTGGGCAAAAGCTATATGGCCTCCGCCATAGGCCACCAGGCCTGCTCGACGGGGCGCAAGGTCATGTACTTCAACACCGCAAAACTCTTTACCATGCTCAAGGCCTCGAAAGCCGACGGTTCGTATCTAAAGCAGGTCAACAAACTTGAAAAACAGGACCTGCTGATACTCGACGACTTCGGCCTAAAGCCCTTGGACAATATCAACAGGCACTCCTTTATGGAAATAATAGAGGACAGGCACGGAAAACGTTCGACGATAATAGCGTCCCAGCTACCCGTAGAGGCATGGCACGAGATCATCGGGGAAAAGACCATCGCCGATGCAATCCTCGACCGCTTGGTGCATACTGCACATAGGATCGACATAAAAGGGGAATCGATGAGAAAAAAACTAAGGAATAATCATTAA
- a CDS encoding GLPGLI family protein: MAKLILFFLFLFSTILYGQEGEIIYKTYTTDTHKRDSEYAKRLANEIDQMKFSLRYTSENSIFEYIPYVTQDERTAKLARVATNALMEWYQDSKKRTAFYYYKIRGKKYTIVNDSHMKDWELSNESKTIDEFKAYKATLKVFNERTSTYSIVEAWYTPKLSLPYGPAGYGGLPGLILELKKGSIVYVMEEATMNPREGIKKFEVPNITNPISESDFVKLLRASRKVTPD, from the coding sequence ATGGCAAAATTGATTCTATTTTTTCTTTTCTTATTTTCTACAATCTTGTATGGGCAAGAAGGGGAGATTATATACAAAACATATACAACAGATACACATAAAAGAGATTCTGAATACGCTAAGCGATTAGCAAATGAAATTGATCAGATGAAATTTTCTTTGAGATATACATCAGAAAACTCAATATTTGAATATATCCCCTATGTTACTCAAGATGAAAGAACAGCTAAATTAGCTCGGGTCGCTACAAATGCCTTGATGGAATGGTATCAAGACTCTAAAAAAAGAACCGCCTTTTATTATTATAAGATTCGAGGAAAAAAGTATACTATAGTCAATGATTCTCATATGAAAGACTGGGAGCTATCTAATGAGTCTAAAACAATAGATGAATTTAAAGCCTATAAAGCTACTTTAAAGGTCTTCAATGAAAGAACTTCAACGTACAGCATTGTGGAAGCGTGGTATACTCCAAAATTATCTTTACCTTATGGCCCGGCAGGTTATGGTGGGCTACCTGGACTTATTCTAGAATTGAAAAAAGGTTCAATAGTCTACGTAATGGAGGAGGCTACTATGAATCCAAGAGAAGGAATAAAGAAATTCGAAGTACCCAATATAACCAATCCTATAAGCGAAAGTGATTTTGTCAAGCTACTAAGGGCGAGTAGAAAAGTAACACCTGACTAA
- a CDS encoding TonB-dependent receptor, with amino-acid sequence MKSFILPIAFITLFNLNVSSQEQVFFIGKVTDSLNIGLEGANILLLNKEGKFPPSFGISGVDGRFRVPIRSNNTYELKISFIGYQSIEKNLQVKDKDLAMDFVMYESPNILEEVVIKYKPALQIKKDTLLYQVDSFASGKERKLAELLKKLPGIDVTKDGEVIVNNKKVTKVLVEGKTFFDGRTKMAVENIPADAINEVQIIDGFNETSFLKEFIDSEDMAMNLVLKEDKKKFVFGDIEAGLGVEEKYRFHPSLFKYGPKFISNLIADYNNTPERSFTIRDYISFEGELTPEKFREILKSPVARFISQSDFNKNDHFFAGLNNQWNPDEKNELRLFAIGLKDDYESNMFSSRIYLANQNPERRVNSANSSSRLNLLKLNYKFTPQENFKLSFLAEYSGAKNTSKETNITMSDVESDYTSSNNLRDENLEISLDVAKKFTENNSAVANLAYYWYDSNKIQQWDSNINFYPNSLNLMTANRYLLQSPEVSKRNEFKYDIKDYYKPSRTNLLTSKIKGEINNIKINTGLGQLLDSDSLFEISNFNNFFSSTYANILLGLGYKQIFGDFNLNFDLDYQYLYWIDKFDDRRQSVVNQNLLPEFSLEWQRSDNFNISFSYSKERYAPFSFQRFPGLRLQDFNIIYGGQANLQQSISETFVLKASNYRPYGLSIYTSLSYSKYRNQIINSFNFSGISGSITPINVQDDGDRYNINLRLTYGRPYWKMSVNNIWSENSFPTFYNSILATNKAKTLISDFNMKTLFEDYPNIAIGLQNNFSINESLNFSNKTNLLDAEIQFNYDIKDWKIEGSYKQTLYNNLTESNKFDYNNIGASIFYNKEDSPWEFGVNGFNLGNSKRIISNSTSSQLFQESTTLLFPRTIMLNIFYKF; translated from the coding sequence TTGAAATCATTTATTCTACCAATTGCTTTTATCACTCTTTTTAATTTAAATGTTTCTTCACAGGAGCAAGTTTTTTTTATTGGAAAGGTAACAGATTCGTTAAACATAGGCCTTGAGGGCGCAAATATATTGCTTCTAAACAAAGAAGGTAAGTTTCCCCCGTCTTTTGGAATTTCTGGTGTTGATGGCCGTTTTAGAGTTCCCATACGTTCCAACAATACCTATGAACTAAAAATATCTTTTATAGGATACCAAAGCATTGAAAAAAATTTGCAGGTCAAAGATAAGGACTTGGCAATGGATTTTGTAATGTATGAATCCCCTAACATTCTTGAAGAAGTAGTAATTAAATATAAGCCCGCCTTACAGATTAAGAAAGATACTTTGTTATATCAAGTAGACTCCTTTGCGTCGGGAAAGGAGCGCAAATTAGCTGAGCTATTAAAAAAGTTACCTGGAATAGATGTGACTAAAGACGGTGAGGTAATTGTTAACAATAAGAAGGTGACTAAAGTATTGGTTGAGGGTAAAACTTTTTTTGATGGTAGAACAAAAATGGCTGTTGAAAATATTCCTGCGGACGCCATTAATGAAGTGCAGATAATCGATGGTTTTAATGAAACTTCTTTTTTGAAGGAATTTATAGATTCTGAAGATATGGCTATGAATCTGGTGTTAAAGGAAGATAAAAAAAAGTTTGTTTTTGGAGATATAGAAGCGGGTTTAGGTGTAGAAGAAAAGTATCGCTTTCATCCAAGCTTGTTTAAATACGGACCAAAATTTATTTCAAACTTAATTGCCGATTATAATAATACTCCCGAAAGGTCTTTCACAATAAGAGACTATATTTCATTCGAAGGGGAACTTACCCCAGAAAAATTTAGGGAAATTCTAAAATCTCCAGTAGCCCGATTTATATCACAAAGTGATTTTAATAAAAATGATCATTTTTTTGCAGGATTAAACAACCAATGGAATCCTGATGAAAAAAATGAGCTCCGCCTTTTTGCAATTGGACTCAAAGATGACTATGAATCAAATATGTTCAGCAGCCGAATATATCTAGCAAATCAAAACCCAGAAAGAAGGGTAAATTCTGCCAATAGTTCAAGTCGCCTCAACCTTCTTAAATTAAATTATAAGTTTACACCCCAAGAGAATTTTAAATTGTCATTTTTGGCAGAATATAGCGGAGCAAAGAACACCTCAAAGGAAACCAATATTACTATGTCAGATGTTGAAAGTGATTATACCTCTTCAAATAATCTACGGGATGAGAATCTAGAGATTAGTCTTGATGTGGCAAAAAAGTTCACTGAAAATAACTCTGCGGTTGCTAATTTAGCCTATTATTGGTATGACTCGAATAAAATTCAGCAATGGGATAGCAACATAAATTTTTATCCGAATTCACTAAACCTTATGACTGCCAATCGGTATTTGTTGCAAAGCCCAGAAGTAAGTAAGCGGAATGAATTTAAATATGATATAAAGGACTATTATAAACCTTCTCGTACGAACCTGCTTACATCAAAAATCAAAGGTGAAATAAATAACATCAAAATAAATACAGGTTTAGGACAATTACTAGATTCTGATTCGTTATTTGAAATATCCAACTTCAATAATTTTTTTTCGAGTACATATGCTAACATTTTACTTGGACTGGGATATAAACAAATTTTTGGTGATTTTAATTTAAACTTTGATTTGGATTATCAATACTTATATTGGATTGATAAATTTGATGATAGAAGACAGTCAGTTGTCAATCAAAATTTATTGCCAGAATTTAGTCTGGAGTGGCAAAGAAGTGATAATTTTAATATCTCTTTTTCTTATAGTAAAGAAAGGTACGCACCCTTTTCGTTTCAAAGATTTCCAGGCCTAAGGCTCCAAGATTTTAATATAATTTATGGAGGCCAAGCTAATCTTCAACAATCCATTTCGGAAACATTTGTTTTAAAGGCAAGCAATTATAGGCCTTACGGTCTTAGCATCTATACATCATTAAGTTATAGTAAATATCGAAATCAGATAATTAATTCGTTTAATTTTTCAGGGATAAGTGGCTCAATTACTCCAATTAATGTACAAGACGATGGAGATAGATATAACATTAATTTGCGTTTAACTTATGGTCGACCATATTGGAAGATGTCCGTAAATAATATATGGAGCGAAAACTCTTTTCCTACTTTTTACAATAGCATTTTAGCTACCAATAAGGCAAAGACATTAATTAGTGATTTTAATATGAAGACTTTATTTGAAGACTATCCAAATATTGCAATAGGTCTCCAGAATAATTTTTCAATAAATGAAAGCTTGAACTTCTCTAATAAAACGAATCTACTAGATGCTGAGATACAATTCAATTATGATATAAAAGATTGGAAGATTGAAGGGTCCTACAAACAGACCCTTTATAATAACCTAACAGAGAGCAATAAGTTCGACTACAATAATATTGGTGCCTCTATTTTTTATAACAAAGAGGACTCTCCATGGGAATTTGGTGTAAATGGTTTTAATCTTGGCAATTCAAAAAGGATAATATCAAACAGTACTTCATCACAACTTTTTCAAGAGTCTACAACATTACTTTTTCCAAGGACTATAATGCTCAACATTTTTTATAAATTTTAA
- a CDS encoding IS3 family transposase (programmed frameshift) has product MKKSRFTEAQIVSMLHQYDSGMKVTDICRDKGITTATFYSWKRKYGGMDAQQLKELKSLQEENRRLKAMYADLSLDHRILKDIIEKKPLRPCGRRELAEGIVKEEGLSISRACTIVCLCRSMWYYRSRRDDTQVIDKLTELAEAKPNRGFDWLYNRMRKQGHKWNRKRVLRVYRFLGIQLRRKTKKRLPKRIKEPLEVPDAPREVWSADFMSDSLITGRNFRVFNLMDDFNREALCMKGNFSMPGIRVVEYLREAIEIHGKPLAIRVDNGPEFLSRVFVNYCEVEDIEIKYIQPGKPSQNGFIERFNRTYREDVLDAHLFRDIEEVNMETERFREEYNRFHPHKSLGRSSPKEFLEVFQRGMPL; this is encoded by the exons ATGAAGAAAAGCAGATTCACGGAAGCACAGATTGTGTCCATGCTCCACCAGTACGATTCGGGAATGAAGGTCACCGACATCTGTCGTGACAAGGGTATCACCACGGCCACCTTTTACAGTTGGAAGCGCAAGTACGGTGGTATGGACGCCCAACAGCTCAAGGAGCTCAAGTCTTTGCAGGAAGAAAACAGGAGACTCAAGGCGATGTACGCAGACCTGAGCCTTGACCATAGGATTTTAAAGGACATCATCGAAAAAAAGC CTTTGAGGCCTTGCGGGCGCAGGGAACTGGCGGAAGGCATCGTAAAGGAAGAGGGGCTGAGCATTTCACGTGCTTGTACGATAGTATGCCTTTGCCGTTCGATGTGGTACTATCGGAGCCGTCGTGACGATACGCAGGTCATCGACAAGTTGACGGAACTTGCAGAGGCCAAGCCGAACCGGGGCTTCGACTGGCTCTATAACCGCATGCGCAAGCAAGGCCATAAATGGAACCGTAAACGTGTACTGAGGGTCTACCGGTTCTTGGGCATACAACTAAGGAGAAAGACCAAGAAGCGATTGCCCAAGCGGATAAAGGAGCCGCTGGAGGTACCCGATGCCCCAAGGGAGGTATGGAGCGCGGACTTCATGTCCGACAGCCTGATAACGGGAAGGAACTTCAGGGTGTTCAACCTGATGGACGATTTCAACCGTGAGGCACTTTGTATGAAAGGAAACTTCTCCATGCCCGGAATAAGGGTGGTGGAGTACCTAAGGGAGGCCATAGAGATCCATGGCAAGCCCTTGGCCATAAGAGTGGACAACGGCCCCGAATTCCTATCCAGAGTCTTTGTCAACTATTGCGAAGTGGAGGATATCGAGATAAAATACATACAACCGGGCAAGCCGAGCCAGAACGGTTTTATCGAAAGGTTCAACCGGACATATCGCGAAGATGTACTCGATGCCCATTTGTTCAGGGACATCGAGGAAGTAAATATGGAAACGGAACGCTTCAGGGAGGAATACAATCGGTTCCATCCCCATAAGTCTCTGGGAAGAAGCAGCCCGAAAGAATTTTTAGAGGTTTTTCAAAGGGGCATGCCCCTTTGA
- the istB gene encoding IS21-like element helper ATPase IstB translates to MNEKTMELMKQMRFFGMHRAFATTMETGGADTTYTNDELIAYLIQSEWDDRRNRRIERLTKSARFRYTAVMEALDYRPSRQLDKNLVQRLGSCGFIRKRENILVTGSTGVGKSYLASAIGHQACSMGYRTMYFNTAKLFTLLKTSKADGSYLKQINRLERQDLLILDDFGLKPLDNINRHSLMEIIEDRHGKRSTIIASQLPVEVWHDIIGEKTLADAILDRLVHTAHRIDIKGESMRRKLKNKN, encoded by the coding sequence ATGAACGAAAAAACAATGGAACTGATGAAACAAATGAGGTTCTTTGGAATGCACAGGGCCTTCGCCACAACAATGGAAACCGGAGGTGCCGATACCACCTACACCAATGACGAGCTCATCGCCTATCTCATCCAGAGCGAATGGGACGACCGCCGCAACCGCAGGATAGAGCGATTGACCAAGTCCGCAAGGTTCAGGTACACGGCCGTTATGGAGGCCTTGGACTACCGTCCATCGCGCCAACTGGACAAAAATCTTGTACAGCGGCTCGGCTCCTGCGGCTTTATCCGAAAAAGGGAGAACATACTTGTCACGGGCAGTACGGGCGTGGGCAAAAGTTATCTGGCCTCCGCCATTGGCCACCAGGCCTGCTCGATGGGGTATAGAACAATGTACTTCAACACCGCCAAACTATTCACCCTGCTAAAGACCTCCAAGGCCGACGGTTCCTACCTGAAACAGATAAACCGATTGGAAAGACAGGACTTGCTCATATTGGATGATTTTGGGCTGAAGCCCCTGGACAACATAAACCGCCACTCCCTGATGGAGATCATCGAGGACAGGCACGGCAAAAGATCCACCATAATAGCATCACAGCTACCTGTCGAAGTATGGCACGACATTATAGGTGAAAAAACACTGGCCGATGCCATCCTGGACCGTTTGGTGCACACGGCACACAGAATAGATATAAAAGGAGAATCAATGAGAAGAAAATTGAAAAATAAAAACTAA